One genomic window of Candidatus Hydrogenedentota bacterium includes the following:
- a CDS encoding GNAT family N-acetyltransferase: MENVIIRSIADGDAAALESVYNALGAESKRTFHPLGDRTTVEACEAIIAENAPEAGKKFDMVAVTNGQIIGWSFLWNLSSDCPTFGLGVTDEWQGKGLGRRLMDHVLAEAARRGIPRISLTVVQDNDRARGMYERRGFVRQESFLGDDGLPYYYMTLELPIQRQEEAT, from the coding sequence ATGGAAAACGTGATTATCCGATCCATTGCCGATGGCGATGCCGCGGCGCTTGAATCCGTGTACAATGCGCTGGGCGCGGAGTCGAAGCGCACGTTCCATCCCTTGGGAGATCGGACGACCGTCGAAGCATGCGAGGCCATTATCGCCGAAAACGCGCCGGAAGCCGGCAAAAAATTCGACATGGTGGCCGTGACGAACGGACAGATCATCGGATGGAGTTTCCTCTGGAATCTGTCTTCGGATTGCCCTACCTTCGGCTTGGGCGTCACGGACGAATGGCAGGGAAAAGGGTTGGGCCGACGTCTCATGGATCATGTCCTTGCCGAAGCGGCCCGGCGCGGCATTCCGAGGATTTCCCTGACCGTGGTGCAGGACAACGATCGTGCGCGCGGCATGTACGAGCGGCGCGGCTTCGTTCGGCAGGAATCTTTTTTGGGCGATGACGGTTTGCCTTACTACTACATGACGCTGGAATTGCCCATACAGAGGCAGGAGGAAGCCACGTGA
- a CDS encoding hydrogenase iron-sulfur subunit, whose amino-acid sequence MSETVYTGVTVYVCHRCIPAGVLLPRQWTQDGVHVRVKELPCSGKTDPQYLFHAIESGGRGVLVVACPRGECHLAQGNYRAEIRIRTARRLLAEIGMEPERAEIIHCLPGSDLQVLIRDAVERFRALGESPILV is encoded by the coding sequence ATGAGTGAAACCGTTTATACGGGCGTGACAGTATACGTTTGTCATCGTTGTATTCCCGCGGGTGTTCTTCTCCCGCGCCAATGGACTCAGGATGGTGTTCATGTGCGCGTGAAAGAATTGCCGTGCAGCGGCAAGACCGATCCGCAGTATCTTTTTCATGCCATCGAATCGGGCGGACGGGGTGTTCTCGTGGTGGCGTGTCCCCGGGGAGAATGCCATCTGGCGCAGGGCAACTACCGCGCCGAAATCCGCATACGCACGGCGCGGCGTCTCTTGGCCGAAATAGGCATGGAGCCGGAACGCGCTGAAATCATTCATTGCCTGCCCGGCAGCGATCTTCAAGTGCTAATCCGCGACGCCGTGGAACGGTTCAGGGCATTGGGTGAAAGCCCGATTCTTGTGTGA